GGTTCATATTTAATCAATTTTACCAAGTACAACAACTCATTCAAACACAACCAAATAACCACAACATtcaatttgcaaaaaaaaatcgcAAAATCAATCGCaaaatcaaactcaaaattaaactcaaaaaatacaacaaaccAATTAACCACAACATTCATGATAAATTCGCTATAATAAACATATTGATTGCAAGAATTACAGAAATaacattaaaattttgaaattcgcATTTTAGGGTTTCTGAGACTTACAATTTTGCGAAGTCTGCTTCAATTCTCAGttatggctttgtttttcttgttgttCTCCCCAATTGCTGCTTCCTAATTGCGCAAAAACTCTCTTCTTCAAGCTTCCATAACAATGGCGACGTTTCAGTGTACAGAGGAGAGTGGAGAGAGATGAAAGAGATTGTACGATTGGTGAGTGAGTAATTGGGTTTAGGAGGGAAAAAAAAGTCAACATTGATTCATTGACAAGTCTCAGCAGGTCACCGGTAAAATAACATGTTAAGTGAAGACACTAGGCAAAGGCTAGATTATTTAGAATCAATCGATAAGTGGTACTGTTAATAGCAGAGCTGCTAAAGGTATCTTGGGTTATTTCTGGCCTTGTACTTAGCTAATTTTCCAAATATAAATTACTTTTATCATTATTTTTCAATGGTAACTTGGGTTATTTCTGGCTTTGTACGTCATACCAAGTATTTAGTAGAACTAGTTTTTCCACATAATATTCCATAAACGGAGAACCTTTAAGCATTTCCCTAGTTGAATCTTGTAGGACCAGGCCACCAACTATTTGCAACACTTTCAAACACATTACAGATGAACCACTGCAAATCTGAAGGAAGGAAACTACCATAATAATTGCAAATTTATTATCGTTAGTCTACATTGTGCTTGAACATACATATTAACCCATAAAGATCAATAAGACAAGAAAACTGccttaacaaataaaataatacttcTAATAGATACAGATGTAATATAACATACCCCTGCAACATATATATTACAACAAGAAAACACTCGAACTGAGTAGAAACCCAAAAAAATCACAGTTCACCTGCACTATGATCGGGGAAATCATTCCCGTCACCATAAGCGTCATCATAGGCAGCTAACATATGATTTCTGATCAATTTCGAGAAGTGCTCTCCCCACCATGTTCTTGGGCTCGCGAAAGGCAAAAGACCACAACAAAGTGGAATCAAAATGAGAATGATATAGAACAACCAGCGCCTTATCCAAAACGGGAAGATGGAGCGAGACTTTTTCTCTTGAGATACTTGGATGGGCCCGTTAAGGATATAAAATAAGAAAGGCGTGAAAACATTGATGAAGAAGTGCAATATGCATATAACTTCCCAGTATATGAGCCACTGATATCCATCACCTCCTAAAGTATCTACACAAAGCTTTCCAGCAAAACCACAGCCAACCCCTAAAAGCAGTATTAGAAAAGTGATTGGCATGGCTTGTCTCGAAATTTCAGAGCGTTGGATAAGAATATATGCGATTGCTAAAATCATCAGCAAACCAAAAAGTATCCTGCTGTATACTTGAACCTCACACCTCAGGGTCTGGAGGCCTGAATTAAATGAGGCCATTGGTTTCGGGATCCACCAGGACTTGGACACCTAAGACAAAAGAATGAGGCCGTGTTATTCTAGCTCGATTCAAAATTGGAATGACATTATAAAGTCAAACCATCCTGACTTTTGACCTTTCAAACAGTAATCCAGAACCAAGTCTATATGGCTAAATTTGCTAAAAGCTAGCTTGTCAATAGACAGGTTTTCCATACCTCGGAAGCAGAACATGATCTGCTGAGTTGGCGAAGATTGTCATATGAAAAGGCATACACTCCATAGCAAAGGCACCCTGACATTATAAGCAAATCAGCAACAAGAAAGTCTGCACATGTTCTGAGGAGCTCACTATGTCTTGTCTCTTCCAATTGATTCTTAAACTTCTCGACTTTGAAGGATGTTCTTGAAATTCCTAGAGACAATTTACATCTCTCCAACAAATTCAAATCAGAATTAAGAGCCAGTTGAGTTTCCTTCAGCCGCAACTTTTTCATAATTAGACCTATTTCAACGCTCTTTAGGTCATTTGCACGCGTCTGCTCAACAACAGATTTCTCAATGGTACTGAGCACTGAATAGTTGCTCAAGTGATTTCCCATATTTGAAACAACAATTTGTGAGCTTATACGCCCTTGCAGGGAACGCTCCTGAATCCTAGAGTCTGCTGACTGAATATCTTCTACCTCTTCAACCATTTTTATACGACGCTGAGGCCCAGTAGCGCCATTTATTGATCTTCTGCAATCCTCTATAACATCACTACTTCTTGCGGAACAATCTCCTTTGTTAAAGGAGATGGATTGGGTTGCATCAGAAATACAATCGCCAACAATGTTATTCCTAACGTGATCATCTTTATTGTCTATAGATGAGTTATTTATCAAAGTCAGAGTGCTGAGGGTACTTCCAAAAGATTTCTCGAAGTTTCTTGCAAAAGCATCAAACTTGTCGCCAAATACCTGGTTGCCAAAAATCAAGGAACAAAAGAACATATCCATAATTGAATGTCCTGAGGAAGCACACCAACTCCAGTACATAAGAATTCAGCTCTAGGTTGAGTGGCTTACATTGGTTAAAGATTCCCTCACAGCTGAAGTACAGATCTGAATTATAAAGAGATTGGGAGCCACATAAGTCATTTTATAAACGACAAGCAATTGATAAAATCAATGAGATGTGTAGAGGCTGTGAGAACAACCGGTGCACACCTTTGAAAACAACAAATGGAACTTATATGATTTAACTTCAATAACAAGTCCCTTGGTCCATAGACACTTTTGGATCCAGTGCCTATATCAGACTGTATAGAAAATTAGGTGGTAAAGAACAAGGATTCACAAAATTAAAGAAAGACAGCATTACTTTAAAAAAAGGCCTAGAATAATTGTAAAAGTGGTGGATAAACTTAAAAAAGTGTTCCAATAGAAAGTAGAACTTCTAAAAAAAATCAGTAAGTTACCATCGCCAGATGATCAATGGAAACATTCTCAGTCGTCAAGTCCTTCTTCTCCAAAATCTGAAAGCAACAGCTAGATCAATAGAAGTACAATTGTACAAACAAGCAATATAATACAATTCAAGTATATAACAAAATGCTATAGGCCAACTTTTTCGAGTCACCCAAAGCTGTAGAAATAATTCTAGTATGTAAAACACCATACCATCACTAAAAGGATTCAAAACTTCAAAATAGTTGACTCGTCTAATAATTCCATCTAGAAAAGCTTATTTATAAAGTTTCACATGGTTGATCAGATATGCAATAGACACACAATTTACAACTTGATCCTGTATTAATATCTTCTCAGAGTCAATTTACAAGGATTTGAACCTGCCTAATCATAGGTGCACTATGCACCACTGCAAATTCTCCAATCACAGATTTAGTTGGTTTAGAGATAGACCATCACAGATCTTTAAAgagtaaaataataatttcagaatatataaaaccattaaaacatcCAAATTTAAGAGGTCCCAGAGAATCCAATAAGATAAACCTGCTTTGCTAATTTTATACGTAGTACTTcgtatttatttttaaagaggTGGGGTGTACCGGATACAATTCACGTAATTATACATTTGCGATAAAGTATCTCACCCAAGAGAAGGATATAGGAAAAGGTTCTAACTTTGGCCAGTATAGGAACACATACTCGAGTTTTATTTGAAATTTTTGTATCATAATGTGCAACAGAAAATATCTAAAGAAAGTATCAAAATAATCCATGCAATAAAAGCAGACAACCAACAAAGTGAACCTATTAAAGAAACAGAGGAAAATTACAGGCTTCACTGATCAAACAAATATGTAAAGTACAAAATTTTCCAGCACATTTAGCGTGCAAAAATGGCTTCATTCAGATAATTGGAACGAGGGTCTGAATACGGGTCTCCAATGACCACCCGTCTATCTTAAAGCTAAGACAAGGTTCAATTAACATCGACATACTTGCATTCACCATACAAACGATCCTCAAAAACTATCTTCTGGAGTATGATCTTGGTTATTTGTAAAAGAAGAAAATCATTGAAGTGAAATAACTTATTAAACTTGCAAAAGGAATTATATTGCATTCGAGGAAATGATAATGTCATCAATCATGATAACAGATCTTAGCAAATTATTGTTGTTTTCCACTTCTCCTTATGTCAAAGGGGAGTAGGGAACGCGTAGGAGGAGAAACTATTGTGGTTTTCCACTTCTCCTTATGTCAAAGGGGCAGAAGGGAAAAGTCAAACAAGTGGTGAGTCGCTATTTCACTATTGCAGAAATGACTACATCAAGGAAACAAAGTACAGCTGCTGAATCATGGAGAAATCAATTGAGCCtctttatactccctccgtcccaaaattatagtcctgttttcCAAATCGGGCATTTCATAATTATAGTCCTATTTCCTTATTTAAACACAAAAAATTTCCCATGTTACCCTCATTTGGGaccacaaaacaaaaataaaatgtacTTTCTTCCTTTTAACATGTACTATTTTCTCTTCCCcatgtactttattcttttttatatgtactatattctactttttcatcatcaatgtactatatttcaCGTTTCCACACACTtaattccacttttcttaaaatccgatataattttgggacggagggatcATATCAATAACATATGCCAACATATTATAAAGATAGTGGATTAACCCATACACAACAACTTATCAACAAAGCAAGGATACAAATTCGAAATTTTCCTCCAGCCCTTCAACATGATTTCTTGTCAAAGCAATGCAATTAATGAATGCAATAGAACGAATGCTGCAAATCAACGAATTCAACTTCATTTACAAGCATTAATTTTCAAGATCCAAGTAACTTCCACAATTAGAGAATGCGATAACGGTACGTGTGCACTCTAAGTCATAGCCACTAATCAATGTCCATTCATAAAATTAATTTAACTCACACACATCAGAATCCAGCCAAAACCAAATCACAATCCAAACAAAATCCAAACTTCATACActgcaaatatttaaaatgAAACTATGAACTTCAAAACGTCAATTACATCaaatatataaaattttaatcaaagaaACTATATATTTGAAAAAAGAAACTACAAACTCGATCAAAATTAAAACTTGAATATAGAAATCGAAGCATACCTGAGCCAAAACAGCGGCAATCGACATCCCAAGAGGGAAAGCAATGGCTTCGACATCGGAGGCGCTACGACGAACAGAAAACCTAGGGTTTCTGCGTTTATTAGGAATTCGAATTCTTCTTTGAATTGAAGAAGACGACGAAGCAGAGGAGGTTTCATCAAGGGCACGTTTCTTGATCTTCCGGGATACTTTCAAGCCGCTGGTTTGGGGTTTCGAGGGGAAATCGCATGGCTGAGAAGGGGTTTCAGGTGGTGGTGGGTTAAGAGAGGGAGTGTGATGAACGGTGGTGATGATGTGAGGTTGTTCATCGGCAGgttggagagagagagaaggggaATTGTGAATTCCCATTTTTAGGGATTTCAATTGAGCATTGAATTTTTTGTATGAAAGAGTGAATTGATCCTTCTTTCCGTTGGAATTTAAATTCAAGTTGGTCAAAGAATTTGAGGCAAACCTGCTTGCTGGGGAATCGGaaggaaaaagagaaaaaaccTACCCCCTTCCCAAATTATTTGTTAAACTTACCTTTGcataaagttttaggtgataactttttttatttttttttatcaattgttatttttattgaaaaaatagatATGATATAAGTTAGTGgtgtattttttaattgaatgaggaagggtgtggggacaaaaaagatctaatatatatatatatatataaaggaggcatatttgctgaaataatATTAGAAcgccacgtaggattactaatggtttcggccaatgaaaaataagatttctaatttatttttgaattaaaaaaatcgattgccacgtagataattaattaggtgccacgtagatattttaattaattaattaaaaatatatacaactccatctaaaatcaaactctaataattaaaaataaagttaaaataaaattcaattaaaatcaaacactaatctaaaataacataaataaaattcaatttaaaatcaaacattaatccaatattagagcgccacgtaggaattCTAATGGtatcggccaatgaaaaataacatattaaaataaattttgaattaaaaaatttgagtgccacgtagatatttttattaattaattattaatattacgcatatataatttcatccaaaaacaaacactctcataattaaaaaaatataaaatgaaattcaatgcaaaataaaaaactaatctaatctaatatataaaattggtatatacataggagttttatttaaacataacaatttaatagaaccgtgcatcgcacgggaaAAAATCTAGTTAGTGAAAAAAGAgatacaatataataattgtggagtcattcctaatttagacgaaaaaggaaagtgtaacaactaatctgaaaCGGAGAGTATTGTGTTAGGTTCCAAAAATTATATGGAAAGTGGAATAAAAGACACTTCTTTAGAGTTTCACTTTTCTTTCTCCCAACCTAaaggctgttaggttatgatacatatgaataaacataaatcatgcggaaaaaccataatgccaggaaacatattatttacacataatcatatagcataatttagatgcatacactttgtagcgtgccctccctagctgcgcccgaaccgaacaagaacaagtctttaggactccaagtgtcgtccctccgtagatagtccacagcacgtccggatccgccttaagattgaccaactagaatcgcccttaaggtactataattttcgggtattatagggcaataatattactgaatttttgctcttaaaaatgtcactttaaatacttgaaaactcgttataaattgtgaactcaggccacatatttataggggtatggaaagagaattggaatcctattaggatacgaattaattaaattagaatcctagtagaactcttatttaattaatttatcttttaggattaggaatttaataattaaacgaatcctatacgccttaggtttcgtatgtgaacacaaacacacacgcacgcacagcagcccacgaggggcgccatgcgcgcccgcgcacagcccgagcaacgcagcccaattgccacggagcccacaactgccgcagccttgggcgcgatGGGCCTGCCTTatggtgggcctggcgcagccttgggctggcgtgttgtggcgcgcgtttcccttgctggacgtgggctttgcttcgtgttgggccttcgtctagtaagctcgtccgatgctaattcgtacgacgcgcttccgattaatttcccgattccggaattcatttccgatacgaacaatatttaacatttccgattccggaattaatttccgtttcgaacaaatatttaatatttccgtttccggaattattttccgattccgataatatttccgattcagacaatatttccgtttccggcaatatttccgattccggcaatatttccatttccattaatatttttcgatacgtaccatgtttccgtttccggcaacatctacgacttggataatatttatatttccgatacgatccatatttccatttccggcaatatcatcgtttccggagtattcatttcttgcctttgacgatcttagctcccactgaaccgagatccgtcgattccgaatatccatagatggagtatttaatgccattaaatacttgatccgtttacgtactatttgtgtgaccctacgggttcagtcaagagtaagctgtgaatttaatatcattaattccacttgaactgaagcgg
This genomic stretch from Spinacia oleracea cultivar Varoflay chromosome 3, BTI_SOV_V1, whole genome shotgun sequence harbors:
- the LOC110787257 gene encoding protein CPR-5 — encoded protein: MGIHNSPSLSLQPADEQPHIITTVHHTPSLNPPPPETPSQPCDFPSKPQTSGLKVSRKIKKRALDETSSASSSSSIQRRIRIPNKRRNPRFSVRRSASDVEAIAFPLGMSIAAVLAQILEKKDLTTENVSIDHLAMICTSAVRESLTNVFGDKFDAFARNFEKSFGSTLSTLTLINNSSIDNKDDHVRNNIVGDCISDATQSISFNKGDCSARSSDVIEDCRRSINGATGPQRRIKMVEEVEDIQSADSRIQERSLQGRISSQIVVSNMGNHLSNYSVLSTIEKSVVEQTRANDLKSVEIGLIMKKLRLKETQLALNSDLNLLERCKLSLGISRTSFKVEKFKNQLEETRHSELLRTCADFLVADLLIMSGCLCYGVYAFSYDNLRQLSRSCSASEVSKSWWIPKPMASFNSGLQTLRCEVQVYSRILFGLLMILAIAYILIQRSEISRQAMPITFLILLLGVGCGFAGKLCVDTLGGDGYQWLIYWEVICILHFFINVFTPFLFYILNGPIQVSQEKKSRSIFPFWIRRWLFYIILILIPLCCGLLPFASPRTWWGEHFSKLIRNHMLAAYDDAYGDGNDFPDHSAGEL